The following proteins are co-located in the Verrucomicrobiota bacterium genome:
- a CDS encoding 3-isopropylmalate dehydrogenase, with protein MKSYNIAVIGGDGTGPEVIREALKVLDAASAKFGLKLNYTHYDFGGARYLKTNEALPDSAADELRKFPAILLGAIGHPDVKPGILEKGILLRLRFELEQYINLRPVKLYDERFCPLKDKKPEHIDFVVVRENNEGLYTGSGGFVFKGTPNEIAVQESINTRRGVERCLRFAFELTRKRNKAKKLTLSGKTNVLTYAFDLWERAFHEIGKKDFPEIKRDYAHVDATTMWFVKNPEWFDVIVTDNMFGDIITDLGAMIQGGMGIAAGGNINPNGASMFEPIGGSAPKYTGQGVINPLAAICAGQMMLDFLGETAAAQAIESAVIKVTREKIKSLAAGHMGHSTSQVGDLVAGALA; from the coding sequence ATGAAGAGTTACAATATTGCAGTGATTGGCGGCGACGGGACCGGCCCGGAAGTCATTCGGGAAGCGCTGAAAGTGCTGGACGCCGCCTCAGCCAAATTTGGCCTGAAACTGAATTACACGCACTATGATTTCGGAGGCGCCCGCTATTTGAAGACGAACGAGGCATTGCCCGACAGCGCGGCGGATGAATTGCGGAAATTCCCGGCCATTCTCCTGGGAGCGATCGGACATCCGGACGTCAAGCCCGGCATTCTGGAAAAGGGGATTCTCCTGCGCCTTCGCTTTGAGCTGGAGCAGTATATCAATCTCCGGCCAGTCAAGCTGTACGACGAACGATTTTGCCCGCTGAAGGACAAGAAGCCCGAACACATCGATTTCGTAGTGGTGCGTGAAAACAACGAAGGGCTTTACACGGGGTCGGGCGGGTTCGTGTTCAAAGGCACGCCGAACGAAATCGCCGTCCAGGAAAGCATCAACACGCGCCGCGGGGTCGAGCGCTGCTTGCGCTTTGCGTTCGAGCTGACGCGAAAGCGGAACAAGGCCAAGAAACTCACCCTGTCCGGCAAGACCAACGTGTTGACCTACGCGTTCGACCTTTGGGAGCGGGCGTTTCACGAGATCGGCAAGAAAGATTTTCCGGAGATCAAGCGCGACTACGCCCACGTGGACGCGACCACGATGTGGTTTGTCAAGAATCCGGAGTGGTTCGACGTGATCGTTACGGACAACATGTTTGGCGACATCATCACGGATCTCGGGGCGATGATTCAGGGCGGCATGGGGATTGCCGCGGGGGGCAACATCAATCCCAATGGCGCAAGCATGTTTGAGCCGATCGGAGGCAGCGCGCCGAAATATACCGGCCAGGGTGTCATCAATCCGCTGGCAGCCATTTGTGCCGGGCAGATGATGCTGGATTTCCTTGGAGAGACCGCCGCGGCTCAGGCCATTGAAAGCGCCGTGATCAAGGTCACGCGCGAAAAAATCAAGAGCCTGGCAGCAGGCCATATGGGGCACAGCACGTCCCAGGTCGGGGATCTCGTGGCAGGCGCGCTGGCGTAG